In Maribacter algicola, the sequence GCCAAAAAGAAGTAAGGGGCCTTTATGAGTTTGGCCACCAGGATAAGCAGCAAGGCGTGAATGCTAATCCAAACAAAACCTATCGCGATGAGACCCGGATTTTCCAAAACCTTTCCAAGGTCCATTTTCATACCAATGGTGGCCACAAGTATGTAAATGAAAACCCCGCCAATTTTACTCGCTCCCGCACCTTCATAATTTTTAGCCTTGGTGAATGACATGGCAATGCCCGCACAGGTTGCGAGTACCACCATCCAAAAGAATCCGGATCCCAAAAAGGAGAGAAAACTCTTTTTATCGCTGACCGCTTCAAAGTTTAGGTTCAGGTACTCACTTATATAATCCCCTAAAAAATGTGAAAGGCCTACTGCTGAAAAGGCCAGGCATAGCATGATCATATAATCTTGGAGCGTAGGTACCCTTGTGATTTTTTCAGTGAACTGGGTTACTTTAACTTTTAAGGTCTCAATGGCCGAGTTGTCTGCCTTGAGCCATTTATCGATTCTTTTTGTTTTACCTACACCCAAAAGAATAATGGCCATCCAAATATTGGCTACTACGATATCAATAAGAACCATTCCTCCATATTTTTCAGGATTGTATTTGAAAATTTCGAGCATTGCAGCCTGATTAGCCCCCCCACCGATCCAACTACCCGCAATGGTGGCCAATCCCCGCCAAACGGCATCGAAATCATTCCCCCCAACGGTTTCCGGAGAAATAAAAGAAACCAATAATATAGCAATTGGACCTCCAATAATGATTCCGAAACTTCCTGTCAAAAACATGATCAGGGCCTTTGAACCCAAGTTGCTTATGGCTTTTAGGTCAATACTAAGCGTCATTAATACCAAGGCGGCGGGCAAGAGATACCTACTGGCCATAAAATATAGGTTTGAGGTATCGTCCGATATCAATCCCGCACTTGCCATCAACGCCGGCAATAAATAACACATGAGTACTGCTGGAACAATGGAATAGAATTTTGTCCAAAAACCAGTTTTTAAACTGGAGGTATAAAATATAAAACCAAGGGCGAGGGCCAAAAGACCAAAAACTACAGTATCGTTTACGATCAATGGCTGGTTGACGGGGTTGTCCATATTGCTAGGTTTTCCTTTGAAACCAAATATACTTAAATAAGTAGATGTTGTTCAATATATAGGGCAACTCCGTGTTCTGTATTACTTGAGGTAATGGATTGGGCTATTTGTTTCACTTCTTCCCTGGCATTGGAGACCGCCACGCCCCAACCAACGTTGCTTAACATATCTATATCATTAAAATTGTCTCCAAAGGCAATGACATCCTGCAGGGCTTCCCCGGGACCCATTAGTTTTTGTATGGCCGTAAGTTTGGACACGGATTTAGGTGCAATTTCTATGAGTGTGTCGTTGGAACGGTACAAATTAACTTCATTTCCAAATTTCTTGTTAAGTAAGGGCATTAATTGATCCGCAGAGGCTTTGGTCCCCATAAGCATAACCTTATGTGCTCCGATTTTTCTTCCTTCCCATTCCTCCAACGTTCGTAAGGTCGATTTAAAAACCGGGTTCGTCTTGGTGTATTTTATTTCTTTCTCGACCCTTTCCGATGCTTTGGGTACATGCCATTCATCAAATGCGTATAGGCCCATATCCGTTTTAAAACCTTCACATACTTCATGGATTTGCTGAACGACCTTCAATGGAACGGTCACGGATAGTAGTTCCTTGGTACCATCCAGGACCAGTGCGCCATTATAACAAACAATGGGTTGGTCCAAGATTCCCAGGTCTCTCTGGATATAGTACATACCGTTGGGCATTCTGGCAGATACAAGAATGATTCGGGTGCTTTGCTTTATTCTATTGATCTGAGCAATGGTGTATGCTGAAACATCACTTTTAGTCGAGAGAAGTGTGCCATCCAGGTCTGAGCAGAGTAATTTGTATTTCATATTAAATATTCAGCCAATATGAAAGTTTCAGGTTGATAGATCGGAATCTTGGGGCAAATACATTTACCGAATAATTGTCATTATAAACAATGAATAGATCGGAAAGTGGAGCAAACCGCCATTGTAATCTAGAATTGATGCCCAAGTTATCCCGTTGGTTGCTGTATTGGACCAACGTGGACCAGAAGATGGATTTGCTAAAGGTAAGGTCCATTCTTGGGCTTACCAACCATATATTGGCACTTGAATAGGGTTCGGGGAGGTCTATTTGGTCATAATTAAACTGAAGTGAGATGGACGCTTTAGGTTGAAACCGCATGGTCATCGAACCTTCCATAGAAAATCGGTTTCCATTAAAAAAATGACCCAATGTGGACCGGATATCATAAGAAAAAAGCTTTCGCTGATCAGACCTATACCCGGCTTGGACGCTATTGTAATGATAATTTTGATCAGCTGGGAGGGGTACCGCCCCTTCAGTGCGTGTCGGGTCAAAAGAATCGAACAGGAAGGTGTAAGTATTTGTGTATTCTATTCGCGCCTGCGATTGATTATTGAATTGAACTTCATAACTGTATTGAAGGTCATAATCCGTATTTTTAAAATCCATGCTGGGGCTCCAGCGTATATTGGTAAAAGACCTAAGCGCGTGGTTTTGGACAATTCCTTTTCTTGGCCAGAAAACCCGTTCCAAGCTTAGGAGTGTTTTAAAAAGATCTGTTCTTCGCACAAAGCCTAAATCTGAACGAAAATCTTCATCTATAAAGGTTCCTTTTGCAAATACGTTGAGTTTTCTTGTGTTATATCGAATCAACGCGCTTGAGGCAAAGTTTCCCACATTATCGTCCGGTTGAAAGGATTTGTGGGTGATGAACGATCCATTCCATGTGTTATCCTTAGAGGCCAAGTTATAATCAACACCTACAACGCGATTGTATTCATCTTCCCGATCTACAAAATCATAATTTTTGAAAGATTCCTTGTTGATAAAAAAAACACCAATGTTGGACCGTGAGAAAACACGCTGCTGAACTGCCAACATAGTATTATTATTCGATGGGATCCTATTATCCAAATCCTCTGCCGTCTGGATGTTCAGCAAGCCAATCCTGGTATCATTGGTTAGCTTGCCACTTAGGCGAACGCCACCAATTATATTATTTTCAATGGTATTCCCTACGGTGTCCCTCGCGATGCCAATACGTCTTGAGAAAAATGGACTAAAATCAAAGCCGTTGCCAAAACTTGCAAAAAGATCATTGTTATCTATGAAAAATTGACGGCGCTCCGGCAATGCAATTTCAAAACGGGTTAGGTTGGTGATGAAATTATCTACTTCTACAGTAGAAAAATCTGGATTTAATGTAAGGTCAAGATTTAAACTGTTGCCTATAGAAATCTTGGCATCTGCACCTACTTTAAAATTATCCAGATTTTCATTATTGTCAAAGTCCCTGGCGTTAATTCCGTTTACGTATGGTATAATCGCGAAAGGGGTTCTAGATTTGCCAAGAGGCTTCTCAAAAAGGATGTCACCCATAAAGGCAAGATTATAAATGAGCTGATTTTGAGGTATCCTTGTCCAGGTACTACGTTCGTTAGATTGAGTTTCAATGCGATAGCTATTAAAGCGCCATTTGGTACCACCCTCCTCGAATTTTAAGGAGGTAAGGGGAATGATCATTTCAGCGGTGAAGTAGTCGTCATATATTTTGGCATCCCCTTTCCACTTTACGTCCCAAGAAAGTGTAAAGTCATCCTCGCCGGCGCCGCCGTTTGCAATCAGTGCTTCACGGCGAACGCCATAAGGGTTTATCCCAAATAAAAAAGCATTGGTGCCATCGTTAAAGGTGTCAAAAACAAGGGAGAAACTATCACTTCCACTACCTCTAAAATCCCGTTGAAGTGATTGGGTAGCATAATTTTTTCCGCTAGAATAGGCCTTAATACCTACATACAAATTTTTGTCATCATAAAGAATTTTTATTTCGGATTGCTTTCGGGCTTGAACGGAATCCAATGGAAAATATTCCCAATAATCTTTAGCACTTTCGGCTGTTTCCCAAGCACTTTCGTCCAAAATTCCGTCCGCCATTATTTTTTCGGTAGTAAATTTTACAGTGAAGGATTTTTTTTCTGCCTGGGCCTTCCCCAAAAAATGAGAGAACAGGCAGAGCACCAACAAATGATATGCTAAGAAAGGGGTAAATGTAATTTTTTGTTGATGGAGCTTATGGGGCATTGCTTTTGACTTCTGGTTTTAAATATTTAACCAATAGGTGAATTTAAGGTTTATGGACCTGTATTTGGGCTCAAACTGATTTACCGCATAGTTATCATTGTAAACTATAAAAAGGTCGGATAGTGGTGCAAAACGCCATTGTAACCTAGAATTAATTCCAAGATTATCCCTTTGATTACTATACTGAAAGAGTGTTGTCCAAAAAACGGACTTACTGAAAGTAAAGCCAAACCTGGGACTTACCAACCAAAGATTTGCACTTGGATAGGGGTCAGGTAAGCTAATTTTATCATAATTCACATTGAGGCTTATCCTTACTTTGGGCTGAAGTCTCAGCGTAGCCTCACCACCAATCGAAAACCGTTGCCCATTAAAAAAATTACCAATGGAGGTTTCGCCTTCAAAGGCAAAAACGTTGGCCAAATTGGATTGATATCCCATGGTAAAGGTGCCAAACCTGTATTCTTGGTTTCCTGGCAGTTCAACGGCACCTTCCGTACCCGTAGGATCAAAGGGTTCAAAGAGGTATACATAGCTGGTAGAATATTCCGCACCAAACTCCGTAAAGTCCTTGAGTATAAAATTGTATCGGCCACGTACATCATAGTCTGCCAACTGATAATCCAATGAGGTTCTCCAATTTGAAATACCAAATACTTCAACTCCATGGTTGTTGATGTTTCCATTTTTTGGCCAAAACAAGCGTTGTACCGAACCTACCGTTTTCACGATATCCGTCCTTGGTATAAAACCTAGGTCTGACTGAAAATCCTCATTGATATACGCAAGATCAACAAAGGAATTCCAGTATCTTGAATTATAGCTCAATAATGCTCCTGCCGATATATTTCCTTCCGTATCACCTGGCTGAAAGGATTTATGCAGATAGTACTTTCCGGACCAAACGTTATCCGCACTCGCTAAATAATAGTCCAAACCCAAAACTCGGTTGTATTCTTCATCCGCAGTAGCGAAGGGTTCATCTCCAAAAGCCTGTCTATTTATGAAGAACATGCCAATATTGGAACGGGCAAATACCTTATGCTGTAGGGCCAACATTAGATTATTGTTGGATGCTACCTCCTGATCCTCATTTTTGGCCGTTTGGATATCCAAAAAGCCCAACCGTAGGTTTTTGTTCAGTTTTCCACTTAGGCGGAGTCCACCTAAGATATCGTTCTGAACGGAGTTTCCAAGTCGATCCGTTGCAATGCCTATTCGTCTAGAAAAGAAGGGATTGGAATGCCTTATACTTCCAAAGCTTCCAAAGAGGTCGTTGTTGTCTATAAAAAATTGCCGCCTTTCGGGCAGGGAAACCTCAAAACGGGTCAAGTTGGTGATAATAGCATCCACCTCCACATTTGAAAAATCCGGATTGATGGTGACATCCAAGTTCATACCGTTACCAATGGCAATTTTAGCATCGCCCCCTACTTTAAGTTTGTTGTTAGTTTCGTCCGTAGTAAAATCCTTATCGGATATGGCATTGATGTAAGGAATCAGTGCCACAGGTGTTCTGGACCTACCCAAGGGTTTTTCAAAATACATATCTCCCATGAAGGCCAAATTGATCACACTTTGGTTTTGAGGGATGACAAACCAATTGCTACGCTCATTGGATTGCATATCAAACCGGTAGCTCTGGAATCGCCATTTGGTTTCTCCTTCGGCGAATTTTAGGGAGGTCAGGGGTATGGCTATTTCTGCAGTGTAGTACTTATCATAGATTTTGGTTTCGGCCTTCCATTTGACGTCCCATGAAGTCGTGAAACCGCTTTCAACATCCTGTCCGCCCCCAGATATAAGTACTTCCCTTCTAACGCCGTAGGGATTGATTCCAAACAAAAAGGCATTGGTACCATCATTAAAAGTGTCAAATACCAAACTGATGTTATCATTGCCACTCGCCCTAAAATCCCGTTCCAGGGAGGGTATTATGTAATTTGGGCCGGGTGTATGCACGGTCATACCAATGTATAACGTAGTATCATCGGTGAGCATACGGATATCCGTTTGATACTGAGCTGGGACCTTATCCGATGGAAAATACTGTTGAAATTCCCCTGCGCTTTGGGCAAAGGTCCATACAGGCTCGTCCAAAACACCATCCAAAAGGATTTTTTCAGTGGTATATTTTACGGTAAAGGATTTTTCAGGTATTTGAGCGTAAAGGGAACAGCCTGCAAGAAACAGTACTACAATACTGATTAATTTGGTCATTTTGGATTGGAAACTTTAACCAACAAAGTTAGAGTTTTGTTCCGTTAAAAAAACCTTAAAAGACTATTCCTTTTTGTTTTTGGGTTCTCTTTTGGCATCTTTCAGACTTTTCATCAACATCCATTCAATTTGGCCATTAGTGCTGCGGAATTCATCCGCGGCCCATTTTTCAATGGCCTTCAACATGTCTTCACTGACCCGCAATGCAAACGCTTTTTTCTTACCCATAGTCGTGTTTCCTCTCCCTCTGTTATGGTAGTAATGAAATACGAAATTTCATTATTTATCGGTTTCTGTCCCTTTCGAATACGATACGGTTCCGATCATGGTCCAAATCTATGGCCTTCCATCCCTGTCTGCCATATTCGTTCAATGTGTCCTCCAGCCGTTGGTTGTTATTGGTGAGGCCTACGGTCCAACTGACTACCTTATATTCTTTCATCTTCCTTTAAATATCTGTTGATGGTTTGTTGTGCTTCCTTGGGTCTTTGGGTGCCAATTAAGAGCATGTTTCCTGTTTTAAGCGCAATTTGTATACCCTTGTTGCCACGTATGTTATACGCTTTTTTCTTTCGGCCGATACCCCTGTAGCCCCATCCACCGAATTCTTTAATAGGGCTATACGTTTTAGTATAGCACTTATCCATATCGGTCCAAAGAATAACCTTATAGTTTATTTGAAAAGGAAAAAATCTAAAATGAATGCCCTTTTCATCTATTTGGGTTGTAAGCCTTATGGAATAAACCACACCGAGAACAATCAAAACGGTTATAAAGGTCAAAATTAGGATATTTCTTTCTGGGGTATCCAAATTTTTGGTGGCAAAGGCTTTATATGTGGAGAAAACCGAAATACCCAGAACAATCAAATTCAGCAGGTGAAGCCACCACTGGTCAAATCGCTGTGTTTCCTTAAAAAAACGCATATCAATGGTTTAAAGTACCTGCATTGACAATGGGAGATGCATCTTTATCGGAACACAATACAACCATCAAATTACTTACCATGGCCGCTTTGCGTTCCTCGTCCAAATCTACCAATTCCTTTTTGCTCAACTCGTGCAAAGCCATTTCTACCATGCTTACCGCCCCTTCCACGATTTTGTGCCTTGCCGCTACAATGGCCGTTGCCTGTTGTCTTTTTAGCATGGCATTGGCAATTTCCTGGGCGTAGGCCAGGTAACCGATACGTGCCTCCAACACCTCGATACCGGCCATGGCAAGACGTTCCTGGACCTCGGCCTCTAGGGCTTCGCTTACTTCGTTCACGCTTGACCGCAGGGTGATATCCTCGTCCAAACCTTCATCGGCAAAGTTGTCATAGGGATACATACTGGCCAATTTCCGTACGGCGGCATCGGTCTGTACCCTAACAAAGTTTTGATAATCGTCCACATCAAATGCGGCCTTGTAGGTGTTCGTTACCCGCCATACCAAAATTGTGCTAATCATAATGGGATTCCCTAGTTTGTCGTTGACCTTTAATCGCTCGCTATCGAAATTACTTGCCCGTAACGAAATCTTTTTCTTGGTGAAAAAAGGATTTACCCAAAAAAAGCCATTCTTTTTTATGGTCCCAACGTATTTTCCGAATAGCAACAATACCCTTGAACCATTGGGGTTGACCAGAACAAATCCGGCGAGACTTATAACTCCCAAAAGAATCAAAAAAATACCCAAGTAAATTCTCAATAGGGCAACACCGCCTATAATAAGCCCTAGAACAACTAAAATCATCACGTAGCCATTGATCGGGCTATAGTTTTTTTCGTTTGACATGGTATATGATATTAAAATGATATCATAAATATATCAATAAAAAATTAAAACTTACCAGAAAATGAGGATATTAGTTCTGACTTTTAAATTTTCGGGTCTTTTTCTTATTCGGGTTTTTGAAAAGTCTTTTGAAGAAGCCATCCCTTTTTATCGGTTCACAATCCAACATTTCTTGAACCCGATCGCTTGGTGCGGGAAATCTTGCTCGGGTTATGTAGTTGAATTGTTCGTCCTTGTTCATTTTTTGCAATAATAGGGCGTACATGGGCAATGCCGCATTGGCACCTTGGCCGATCGATGTATTTCTGAACCCAATTTCATGGTTGTCCAAACCTACCCAGGTTATATGCAGTAGGTTTGGGGAAAGGGCTACAAACCAAGCATCCTTATTGTTTTGGGTGGTTCCTGTCTTTCCCGCAATGTCATTGGGCAATTTATAGGTAGACCGAATCCGTGAGGCGGTCCCGGAATTTATGGTCGATTTCATCATTTCCAACATAATTTGTCCGTTTTCCGCAGAAAATGCGGCATTTTCACTTTTTCTAGGTTCAAATGTTGCCAAAAGGGAATCATTTTTTGTGGTAATATATTTTATAAGAAAAGGTTCTACCGACCTACCTTCGTTTAAATAGCTTGTATAAGCTTTTGCTAATTCGGTCATTTTTATTTCCCCTGTACCCAAGGCAATGGAGGGTTCCATTGGGAGTACTTCCTCAATTCCCATTTTTTTCGCAAGGTCAAGTACTTCATCGATACCTGTTTTTTCCATAACCTTAACCGCAATGGTATTTACGGATTTGCTAAGTCCTTCCTCCATGGAATAGTTGAGGTAGGCTTCATCCTTATCTCCTGAATTACTTGGGGACCAACCTTCCAAATTTTCATACGCAACTTCTTCCGCGGAAAAATAAGTACAAGGTTCAATTCCCCGTTCCAAGGCTGCCGTGTAGACGATAGGTTTAAAGGTAGAACCAACTTGACGTTTGCTTTGGGATATATGGTCATATTTGAACTGTTTAAAATCCACCCCGCCGATCCAGGTCAGTACTTCACCGGTTTTGGGATCAAGGGATATGGAGCCTGTGTTTAAAAACTTCATGAAGTGCTGTATGCTGTCCATGATACTTAGTTCCCGTTCCTCTTCTTCATCCCATGATTTTAAAATCATTTTTCGTTTGGTTCGTTGCAGGCTGTCAAAAATATCATCATCGCTTAGGCCAATTTTTTTAAGGTTTTGATATGCCGGACTTCTTCTTGCCACTGTTTTAATAAGATTTTTATTGATAAGCCATGGTGCGTTTTTTCCATAGCTTTTTTCAAAGTCCCTTTGTAGCTTACCCATATGCTCTACCATACTCTGCTCCGCCAATTGTTGCATTTTATAATTTAGGGTGGTATATACTTTTAGGCCCGATGTGTAAATATTATATGACTCGCCTTTCTCATTTAGTTTTTTGGTCCATTCCAATAATTGTTTTCGCACTTCTTCCCTGAAATAAGGGGCAAGCCCCGAATTATAATCGTAATCCCTATAATCCAACTCGATTTCTGTTATTTTTAAAGAATCATATTCGGCTTGCTCCAAAAAACCGTTGTTTACCATCGTGAACAATACCAAATTCCTACGTTCCTTACTTTTTTCCGGGAATATCCTAGGGTTGTAACCGTATGTGGCCTTGAGCATCCCGACCAAGGTGGCGGCCTGCGCCACAGTAAGATTTTTTGTTCTTGTATTGAAAAATTTTAAAGCCGCACTTTCAATGCCAAAGGTGTTGTCGCCAAAGGAAACTGTGTTGAGGTAATGGGTAAGTATTTCGTTTTTATCGTAGATATCCTCTAATCTACCGGCAATAATCATTTCTTTGATTTTATCGACCACGATATTTGTT encodes:
- a CDS encoding Cof-type HAD-IIB family hydrolase — protein: MKYKLLCSDLDGTLLSTKSDVSAYTIAQINRIKQSTRIILVSARMPNGMYYIQRDLGILDQPIVCYNGALVLDGTKELLSVTVPLKVVQQIHEVCEGFKTDMGLYAFDEWHVPKASERVEKEIKYTKTNPVFKSTLRTLEEWEGRKIGAHKVMLMGTKASADQLMPLLNKKFGNEVNLYRSNDTLIEIAPKSVSKLTAIQKLMGPGEALQDVIAFGDNFNDIDMLSNVGWGVAVSNAREEVKQIAQSITSSNTEHGVALYIEQHLLI
- a CDS encoding DUF4177 domain-containing protein; this encodes MKEYKVVSWTVGLTNNNQRLEDTLNEYGRQGWKAIDLDHDRNRIVFERDRNR
- a CDS encoding DUF819 family protein, translated to MDNPVNQPLIVNDTVVFGLLALALGFIFYTSSLKTGFWTKFYSIVPAVLMCYLLPALMASAGLISDDTSNLYFMASRYLLPAALVLMTLSIDLKAISNLGSKALIMFLTGSFGIIIGGPIAILLVSFISPETVGGNDFDAVWRGLATIAGSWIGGGANQAAMLEIFKYNPEKYGGMVLIDIVVANIWMAIILLGVGKTKRIDKWLKADNSAIETLKVKVTQFTEKITRVPTLQDYMIMLCLAFSAVGLSHFLGDYISEYLNLNFEAVSDKKSFLSFLGSGFFWMVVLATCAGIAMSFTKAKNYEGAGASKIGGVFIYILVATIGMKMDLGKVLENPGLIAIGFVWISIHALLLILVAKLIKAPYFFLAVGSQANVGGAASAPVVAAEFHPSLTSVGVLLAVLGYVVGTAGALFCAYLMEVASSL
- a CDS encoding transglycosylase domain-containing protein — protein: MQKIKRILSKIKPPLLRYFTVGIVGLLLLLIVFVGTIYIGAWGKIPNKQELSNFQYQVASEVFTADSVLIGKYYLNDRQPITFKDFPEHLIQALISIEDQRFYEHSGVDYPSLFRVGLKTILMGDESSGGGSTISQQLAKNLYPRRDRKQTNIVVDKIKEMIIAGRLEDIYDKNEILTHYLNTVSFGDNTFGIESAALKFFNTRTKNLTVAQAATLVGMLKATYGYNPRIFPEKSKERRNLVLFTMVNNGFLEQAEYDSLKITEIELDYRDYDYNSGLAPYFREEVRKQLLEWTKKLNEKGESYNIYTSGLKVYTTLNYKMQQLAEQSMVEHMGKLQRDFEKSYGKNAPWLINKNLIKTVARRSPAYQNLKKIGLSDDDIFDSLQRTKRKMILKSWDEEEERELSIMDSIQHFMKFLNTGSISLDPKTGEVLTWIGGVDFKQFKYDHISQSKRQVGSTFKPIVYTAALERGIEPCTYFSAEEVAYENLEGWSPSNSGDKDEAYLNYSMEEGLSKSVNTIAVKVMEKTGIDEVLDLAKKMGIEEVLPMEPSIALGTGEIKMTELAKAYTSYLNEGRSVEPFLIKYITTKNDSLLATFEPRKSENAAFSAENGQIMLEMMKSTINSGTASRIRSTYKLPNDIAGKTGTTQNNKDAWFVALSPNLLHITWVGLDNHEIGFRNTSIGQGANAALPMYALLLQKMNKDEQFNYITRARFPAPSDRVQEMLDCEPIKRDGFFKRLFKNPNKKKTRKFKSQN
- a CDS encoding SPFH domain-containing protein, with amino-acid sequence MSNEKNYSPINGYVMILVVLGLIIGGVALLRIYLGIFLILLGVISLAGFVLVNPNGSRVLLLFGKYVGTIKKNGFFWVNPFFTKKKISLRASNFDSERLKVNDKLGNPIMISTILVWRVTNTYKAAFDVDDYQNFVRVQTDAAVRKLASMYPYDNFADEGLDEDITLRSSVNEVSEALEAEVQERLAMAGIEVLEARIGYLAYAQEIANAMLKRQQATAIVAARHKIVEGAVSMVEMALHELSKKELVDLDEERKAAMVSNLMVVLCSDKDASPIVNAGTLNH
- a CDS encoding Arc family DNA binding domain-containing protein; the protein is MGKKKAFALRVSEDMLKAIEKWAADEFRSTNGQIEWMLMKSLKDAKREPKNKKE
- a CDS encoding DUF5916 domain-containing protein — its product is MTKLISIVVLFLAGCSLYAQIPEKSFTVKYTTEKILLDGVLDEPVWTFAQSAGEFQQYFPSDKVPAQYQTDIRMLTDDTTLYIGMTVHTPGPNYIIPSLERDFRASGNDNISLVFDTFNDGTNAFLFGINPYGVRREVLISGGGQDVESGFTTSWDVKWKAETKIYDKYYTAEIAIPLTSLKFAEGETKWRFQSYRFDMQSNERSNWFVIPQNQSVINLAFMGDMYFEKPLGRSRTPVALIPYINAISDKDFTTDETNNKLKVGGDAKIAIGNGMNLDVTINPDFSNVEVDAIITNLTRFEVSLPERRQFFIDNNDLFGSFGSIRHSNPFFSRRIGIATDRLGNSVQNDILGGLRLSGKLNKNLRLGFLDIQTAKNEDQEVASNNNLMLALQHKVFARSNIGMFFINRQAFGDEPFATADEEYNRVLGLDYYLASADNVWSGKYYLHKSFQPGDTEGNISAGALLSYNSRYWNSFVDLAYINEDFQSDLGFIPRTDIVKTVGSVQRLFWPKNGNINNHGVEVFGISNWRTSLDYQLADYDVRGRYNFILKDFTEFGAEYSTSYVYLFEPFDPTGTEGAVELPGNQEYRFGTFTMGYQSNLANVFAFEGETSIGNFFNGQRFSIGGEATLRLQPKVRISLNVNYDKISLPDPYPSANLWLVSPRFGFTFSKSVFWTTLFQYSNQRDNLGINSRLQWRFAPLSDLFIVYNDNYAVNQFEPKYRSINLKFTYWLNI
- a CDS encoding DUF5916 domain-containing protein — translated: MADGILDESAWETAESAKDYWEYFPLDSVQARKQSEIKILYDDKNLYVGIKAYSSGKNYATQSLQRDFRGSGSDSFSLVFDTFNDGTNAFLFGINPYGVRREALIANGGAGEDDFTLSWDVKWKGDAKIYDDYFTAEMIIPLTSLKFEEGGTKWRFNSYRIETQSNERSTWTRIPQNQLIYNLAFMGDILFEKPLGKSRTPFAIIPYVNGINARDFDNNENLDNFKVGADAKISIGNSLNLDLTLNPDFSTVEVDNFITNLTRFEIALPERRQFFIDNNDLFASFGNGFDFSPFFSRRIGIARDTVGNTIENNIIGGVRLSGKLTNDTRIGLLNIQTAEDLDNRIPSNNNTMLAVQQRVFSRSNIGVFFINKESFKNYDFVDREDEYNRVVGVDYNLASKDNTWNGSFITHKSFQPDDNVGNFASSALIRYNTRKLNVFAKGTFIDEDFRSDLGFVRRTDLFKTLLSLERVFWPRKGIVQNHALRSFTNIRWSPSMDFKNTDYDLQYSYEVQFNNQSQARIEYTNTYTFLFDSFDPTRTEGAVPLPADQNYHYNSVQAGYRSDQRKLFSYDIRSTLGHFFNGNRFSMEGSMTMRFQPKASISLQFNYDQIDLPEPYSSANIWLVSPRMDLTFSKSIFWSTLVQYSNQRDNLGINSRLQWRFAPLSDLFIVYNDNYSVNVFAPRFRSINLKLSYWLNI